Within the Methanolinea sp. genome, the region GAGACGTCCTGCCGCTGCGAGAGGTGCTCGAGCGCGGCGATCCTGTCGCGGAGGACGATCGCGCGCTCGAAGTCGCAGGCCCGCGCGCATTCCCGCATCTCGTCCCGGAGCGCTTTGACGAGGTCAGAGGCCTGCCCCTTCAGCACCGTGGAGGCCTGTCGGACGAGGCGGGAATACTCCCCGGGCGAGATCTTGCCCCTGCAGGGCGCACTGCAGGTCCCGAGTGACGCGCGGAGGCACCCCTTCTTCCGGAGCGTCCTGCAGCTCCTCAGGCGGAATACCTTCTTCACGACGGAGAGTACCTGGTCCCTCTCCTCCGCGGAGGTGAACGGGCCGAAGTAGGTCCCTCTCCCCTCCATCTTCCGCGCGATGGTGATCCGCGGGAATTCCTCGTCGGTGAGGAGGATGTACGCGTAGCTCTTCGCGTCCCGGAGGTTGATGTTGAAGCGGGGCTGGTGCGCCTTGATGAGGCTGTTTTCAAGGACGAGTGCTTCGACCTCGTTTGCCGTGACGATGAAGTCGATGTCCGCGATCAGGCTCACCATGCGACCGATCCGCTCGCCGAGGTCGCGGCGCGAGAAGTAGCTCTGGACGCGTTTCCTCAGGTTCTTTGCCTTTCCCACGTAGATGGTCGTGCCCGCGGCATCGCGGAAGAGGTAGCAGCCGGGGAGCTCGGGGAGAGTGTCTGGACCTTTCATCGGCGCTCGAGTACTTTCCGGAGGAATTTCCCCGTGTGGCTGCGCGGGTTCTCCGCGACCTCCTCGGGGGTGCCGGTCGCGACCACGTACCCGCCGTCGTCTCCACCCTCGGGGCCGAGGTCGATGACGTAGTCCGCGGACTTGATCACGTCGAGGTTGTGCTCGATGACGACGACGGTGTTGCCCTTGTTGACGAGCTCGTTGAGCACCGCGATCAGCTTCTTCACGTCGTGGAAGTGGAGGCCCGTGGTGGGCTCGTCGAGGAGGTAGATGGTCCTCCCGGTCCCCCGCTTGGAGAGTTCCCGCGTGAGCTTTATCCTCTGGGCCTCGCCGCCGGAGAGCGTCGTCGAGCTCTGGCCGAGCTTGATGTACCCGAGCCCCACGGCGGAGAGTGTCTCGAGCTTGTGCCTGATCGAGGGGATGTGCCCGAAGAGCTCGAGGTTCTCCTCGACCGTCATGTCGAGCACCTCGGCGATGTTCCTGCCCTTGTACTTGACCTCGAGCGTCTCGCGGTTGTACCGCGTCCCCCTGCACTCCTCGCACTCGATGTACACGTCGGGGAGGAAGTTCATCTCGATTTTTATCATGCCATCGCCCTCGCAGGCCTCGCACCGCCCTCCCTTCAGGTTGAACGAGAACCTCCCCGGCTTGTAGCCCCGCGCCTTTGCTTCCTTCGTCTCCGCAAAGACCCTCCGGATCTCGTCGAAGACCTTCGTGTAGGTCGCGGGGTTGCTCCTCGGCGTCCGCCCTATCGGGCTCTGGTCGATCACGAGGACCCTGTCGATGGGCTCGTCCATAGTGAGGGACTCGTATTTCCCCGGGTTCGCGCGTGACCTCGCGAGGACCTTCTGGAGCGCGGGGTAGAGCGTGTCGTAGATCAACGTGGACTTCCCTGAACCGGAGACACCCGTGACGACCGTGAAGACGCCGAGGGGTATCTGGACGTCGATCCCCTTGAGGTTGTTCTCCCTGCAGCCCGTGATGCGGAGGAACTTTTCGCTCCTCCTCCTCTCCGCCGGGACCTCTATCTTGAGCTTGCCCGCGAGGTACTGGCCCGTGAGGGATTCGGGGTTCTTCTCTATGTCTTCCGGCGTGCCCTCCGCGACGATGTACCCGCCGTGGATCCCCGCTCCCGGCCCCATGTCGACGACCCAGTCCGCGCTCCTGATCGTGTCCTCGTCGTGTTCCACGACGATGAGGGTGTTCCCGAGGTCGCGGAGCGTGCGGAGGGTGTCGATGAGCTTCTGGTTGTCGCGCTGGTGCAAGCCGATCGAGGGCTCGTCGAGCACGTAGAGGACTCCCACGAGGTTCGATCCGATCTGGGTTGCGAGGCGAATCCTCTGGGCCTCGCCGCCGGAGAGTGTCCCCGCACTCCGGGAGAGCGTGAGATAGCCAAGGCCGACCTTCTCGAGGAACTCGAGCCGGGCGATGATCTCCTTGAGGATCTGCCGGGCGATCTCCTGTTCCTTCTCGCTCAGCGGGAGGTTCCGGAAGAACTCGATCGCCCTGCTGACCGGCATGTCGGTCACGTCCGCGATGGACTTTCCCGCGACCCTGACCGCGAGGACCTTCTCCTTCAGTCTCTTCCCCCTGCACTTCGGGCACTCGGATGTCCGCATGAACTTCTCGAGTTCCCTCTTCCTGTACTCGGACTGGGTCTGGCGGTAGAGGCGTTCGGCCTGCGGCACGAGTCCCTCCCACTCGCCCGTGTGCGACCACTGCGCGTTGCCGCTCCTCGTGTTGAGCGAGAACCGGATGCGGTCGCGCGACCCGTACATGAGGATGTCGTATTGTTCGGGCGTGAGATCCCTTATCGGCGTGAGGACAGAGAACCCGTGGTGCCGGGCAACTGCCGCGAGGTACTGGTTCCGGTACCCGTCGAGGTAGTTCCTGTAGAGGGCGACCGCCCCCTCCGCGATCGACTTCGAGGGATCGGGGATGATGAGCTCGGGGTCGAACTCCATCTTGATCCCAAGGCCATTGCACTCCTCGCACGCACCGAACGGGCTGTTGAACGAGAACATGCGCGGCTGGAGTTCCTCGAAGGTGAGGCCGCAGACCGGGCAGGCGAGGAGGGAGGAGAATATCCTCTCCTCGCCCTCGCGGGAGAGCACGACAACGAGACCCCCGGATTTCCTCAGCGCGTTCTCGCACGCCTCCACGAGCCGGGACCTGTCCCCCGTGTCCAGCCTGTCGATGACGACATCGATGTCGTGTTTTTTGTACCTCTCGAGGGGAACCTCCTCGTCGGTCCGGTGGATCTCCCCATTGATGCGCACCCTCGCGTAGCCCTCCCTGTGGAGATCCTTGAAGAGCTGCTGGTACGTCCCCTTCTTCTGCCGGACGACGGGAGCGAGGACCGTGACGGTCCCCCCGATCTCGGACTGTATCCTGTCCGCGATCTTTTCGGGGGACTGGGCCTCGATGCGGGTGCCATGCACGGGGCAGTAGGGGACACCGATCCGCGCGTAGAGGAGGCGCAGGTAGTCGTAGATTTCCGTCACCGTCCCGACGGTGCTCCTCGGGTTCCTGCTCGTGCTCTTCTGCTCGATGGAAATTGCGGGGGAGAGTCCGGTGATCGCGTCCACGTCGGGCTTGTGCATCAGGCCGAGGAACTGGCGGGCATACGCGGAGAGTGACTCGACGTACCTCCTCTGCCCCTCGGCGTAGATGGTATCGAATGCGAGTGTGGATTTCCCCGAGCCCGAGAGCCCCGTGATCACGATGAACTTGTCGCGCGGGAGTTCGACGGTGATATTCTTGAGATTGTGCTGCCGCGCGCCCCTGACGATGAGCTTCTTCATCCCGTGTCGAGAATATCATGTGGGCGCGGGACGATATAGGGATGTCCGTCGGGGTATCGGGGTGGTGAATACAGCACGGGCGTGGATAATTTCCTTGGTAAAAATTTTAAAAAATTCGAGATTTTCAATCTCTGGGACAGGAATTGCATTTTCATATGCAAGGTTTGAAACGCGTCGCGTGAATGTATTTAGCCTTTCCCGACTCACCTATTACCATTTTCCCGTAACGAAGTACCGGCGCAATTGCAAAAAGTCATCACCCCATGAAAGGATTGCAAGAAGGGATCACTCCATGAGCCGCGTCTACGTGATTGGCCACCGCCAGCCGGACACCGACAGCATCGCGAGCGCCATCGGATACGCGGAGTTCTGCAACCGTCGTGGCAACGGGGAGTTCGTTCCGGCGACGTGTGGTCCCGTTCCTGCGGAGGCTCTTTTTGCCCTCTCCACGTTCAAACTCGAACCCCCCCTTCTCATCGAGAGCGTCGAGCCGTGCGTGGGGGACATCCCGTCGTTGTTCCCTGAGAGGGCACCAGCGGGGATGCCCACGATCGATGTCGTGGCCATGATGGAACGATACGACGTGCGGAATATCCCTGTCGTGGACGAGGCCAACCGGCTCCTCGGGATAGTATCGGAACATGGACTCGCGAGGGCATACGTGACACCGAGGATTGAGTTGCCCCTCACGATCGGGCCGATACCCCTCGAAACGATTGCCCGCATCCTCAATGCGAGGGTCTGCCACGCGGGGCACGATACACTCCACGGGAACGTCTCCATCATCATCGACGCGCTCCACGTGGCACTTTCCCGTCTCTCCCCCCGCGATATCGCGATCGTCGGTGACAACGAGCCGACCCAGCTCGCGCTCATCTCCGCGGGGATCGCGGCACTCGTGATCGCCGAGGGTGCCCCCGTAGGAGAGAGGGTGTGCGAGGCAGCAAGGACGCGGGGAACGTCCATCCTCTCGACGCCCCTCGACGCGTTCTCCGTCGGCAGAATGCTCCACCTCTCCCTCCCCGCAGAGAAGGTCGTCGCCACGGACGTCCCCGTGGTATCGCCGGAGGATACCCTCGCACACGCAAAAAGGTTAGTGACAGATTCGAAGTACCGCGCGGCATGCGTCGTGGGAAAAGACGGGACCCTCCTAGGGATGATCTCGCGGAACACGTTCCTCGAGGAGGTGCAGAAGAAGGTGATACTCCTCGACCACAACGAGTTCTCCCAGGCCGTCGACGGGATCGAGTCCGCAGAGATCTTAGAGATAATCGACCACCACCGCCTCGGTGCACTCTCCACGCTCAAGCCTGTCCGGTTCCTGAACGAGCCTGTCGGTTCGACGTCCACGATCATCGCGAGGAAATTCATGGAATCCGGGAATCCTCCCACGCCCCAGACGGCTGGAATACTCCTCGCCGGCATCCTCTCGGACACACTGGTCTTGAAAATGTCCACGACGACGGGAGAGGATGTCTCAGCCGCCGAGTACCTCGCGGGAATCGCGGGGGTAGATATACGGGAGTTTGGATCAGCCCTCATCCAGAGTGGCATGAACCTCGATGGGATTCCCATTGACCAACTCCTCACGCGCGACACGAAACGTTACAGTCTTTTCGGGAAGGATGTCATCATCGCCCAGGTGATGACAGTCTCCCGGGACTACGCGCGAGAACATGCGGGAGATATACAGGCCGGACTCGAGAGGAAGCGGAAGGAAAAGGGGGTGGACCTGTACCTTGCCCTGTTCTCTGACATAATGGAAAATTGCAGCGATTTGTTTGCAGCCGGCGACATGGCCACCCTCGCGGCACTCGGTTACGCGCAGCAGCCAGTCCCGCACCCCGGTGTCATGTCCCGGAAAAAGGACTTCCTCCCCGTGTTCGGGCGCAAGCTGCGGGATTTACAGGAAGGGTAAGGATAATTATTCAACGCTCTCTCCTTCTTCTTCACTCACGATCTGCAGGTCCCACTCTTCCTCGTCGAATTCAAGTGTACCGGCCCCCTCGCAGACAGGACAGGGAATCTTTTCAGGGATTCCATTGCAGGCATCGGGTGGTATCT harbors:
- a CDS encoding putative manganese-dependent inorganic diphosphatase — protein: MSRVYVIGHRQPDTDSIASAIGYAEFCNRRGNGEFVPATCGPVPAEALFALSTFKLEPPLLIESVEPCVGDIPSLFPERAPAGMPTIDVVAMMERYDVRNIPVVDEANRLLGIVSEHGLARAYVTPRIELPLTIGPIPLETIARILNARVCHAGHDTLHGNVSIIIDALHVALSRLSPRDIAIVGDNEPTQLALISAGIAALVIAEGAPVGERVCEAARTRGTSILSTPLDAFSVGRMLHLSLPAEKVVATDVPVVSPEDTLAHAKRLVTDSKYRAACVVGKDGTLLGMISRNTFLEEVQKKVILLDHNEFSQAVDGIESAEILEIIDHHRLGALSTLKPVRFLNEPVGSTSTIIARKFMESGNPPTPQTAGILLAGILSDTLVLKMSTTTGEDVSAAEYLAGIAGVDIREFGSALIQSGMNLDGIPIDQLLTRDTKRYSLFGKDVIIAQVMTVSRDYAREHAGDIQAGLERKRKEKGVDLYLALFSDIMENCSDLFAAGDMATLAALGYAQQPVPHPGVMSRKKDFLPVFGRKLRDLQEG
- the uvrA gene encoding excinuclease ABC subunit UvrA, whose translation is MKKLIVRGARQHNLKNITVELPRDKFIVITGLSGSGKSTLAFDTIYAEGQRRYVESLSAYARQFLGLMHKPDVDAITGLSPAISIEQKSTSRNPRSTVGTVTEIYDYLRLLYARIGVPYCPVHGTRIEAQSPEKIADRIQSEIGGTVTVLAPVVRQKKGTYQQLFKDLHREGYARVRINGEIHRTDEEVPLERYKKHDIDVVIDRLDTGDRSRLVEACENALRKSGGLVVVLSREGEERIFSSLLACPVCGLTFEELQPRMFSFNSPFGACEECNGLGIKMEFDPELIIPDPSKSIAEGAVALYRNYLDGYRNQYLAAVARHHGFSVLTPIRDLTPEQYDILMYGSRDRIRFSLNTRSGNAQWSHTGEWEGLVPQAERLYRQTQSEYRKRELEKFMRTSECPKCRGKRLKEKVLAVRVAGKSIADVTDMPVSRAIEFFRNLPLSEKEQEIARQILKEIIARLEFLEKVGLGYLTLSRSAGTLSGGEAQRIRLATQIGSNLVGVLYVLDEPSIGLHQRDNQKLIDTLRTLRDLGNTLIVVEHDEDTIRSADWVVDMGPGAGIHGGYIVAEGTPEDIEKNPESLTGQYLAGKLKIEVPAERRRSEKFLRITGCRENNLKGIDVQIPLGVFTVVTGVSGSGKSTLIYDTLYPALQKVLARSRANPGKYESLTMDEPIDRVLVIDQSPIGRTPRSNPATYTKVFDEIRRVFAETKEAKARGYKPGRFSFNLKGGRCEACEGDGMIKIEMNFLPDVYIECEECRGTRYNRETLEVKYKGRNIAEVLDMTVEENLELFGHIPSIRHKLETLSAVGLGYIKLGQSSTTLSGGEAQRIKLTRELSKRGTGRTIYLLDEPTTGLHFHDVKKLIAVLNELVNKGNTVVVIEHNLDVIKSADYVIDLGPEGGDDGGYVVATGTPEEVAENPRSHTGKFLRKVLERR